In Blautia sp. SC05B48, a single genomic region encodes these proteins:
- a CDS encoding plasmid mobilization protein, with protein sequence MRKRNHTVTIRMNKAEYDLLQSKVKESGRTQQEVVIKAIADLKIVSAEEVEELKRLNQMFADILCQLRGATTNINQIARKLHTDGEIPNDSMLYFLNKNVLKYRKESERIWRLIRRLISGQIHMEQ encoded by the coding sequence ATGAGAAAACGAAATCATACAGTAACCATACGAATGAATAAAGCAGAATACGATCTGCTTCAGAGTAAGGTCAAAGAATCTGGAAGAACACAGCAGGAAGTTGTGATAAAAGCAATCGCAGATTTGAAAATAGTATCTGCAGAGGAAGTGGAAGAACTGAAAAGACTGAACCAGATGTTTGCAGACATCCTTTGTCAGCTCCGGGGAGCGACTACAAATATCAATCAGATTGCAAGAAAACTGCATACAGATGGAGAAATCCCAAACGACAGTATGTTATATTTCCTCAATAAAAATGTCCTCAAGTACCGGAAGGAGAGTGAAAGAATATGGCGGTTAATAAGACGATTAATAAGCGGACAAATACACATGGAGCAATGA
- a CDS encoding ParM/StbA family protein, translating to MRMMKNNRNETVMVIGIDHGYGNMKTATRCFPSGVARYDKEPIFQNNLLVYNGMYYQIGEEHKEFCAEKTQDEDYYVLTLAAIARELDGKGMNRAKVHIAAGLPLTWHFSVQGKAPVELFIAVVTQKEDFQKYLLQNESVDFIFRNKEYHVEFAGADIYPQGFAAAFYRLQDFKGINMLVDIGNGTMNIMYINNSRPLEKKCFTEKYGTHQCVLTVRESLLKELGTVVDDLVIEQVIRTGTADIGEKYLTVIRKAARDYTKEIFHKLREREYNPELMRLYVVGGGGCMIQNFGEYDKSRVMIVRDICATAKGYEAMTVRKIQRNGGMLV from the coding sequence ATGAGAATGATGAAAAATAACAGAAATGAAACAGTTATGGTGATCGGGATTGATCATGGTTATGGAAACATGAAAACTGCCACCAGATGCTTTCCATCCGGTGTAGCCAGATATGACAAGGAGCCAATCTTTCAGAACAATCTTCTTGTTTACAATGGCATGTATTACCAGATCGGAGAGGAACACAAGGAGTTCTGTGCAGAGAAAACGCAGGACGAGGACTATTATGTGCTGACACTGGCGGCTATCGCAAGGGAACTGGATGGGAAAGGTATGAACCGGGCAAAGGTACACATTGCAGCCGGACTTCCACTTACCTGGCACTTTAGCGTGCAGGGAAAAGCTCCAGTGGAGCTTTTCATCGCAGTAGTTACACAGAAAGAAGATTTCCAGAAATATCTTCTCCAGAATGAAAGCGTGGATTTTATATTCCGCAATAAAGAGTATCATGTAGAGTTTGCAGGCGCTGATATTTACCCACAGGGATTTGCAGCAGCCTTTTACCGCTTACAGGATTTCAAAGGAATCAACATGCTTGTGGATATTGGAAACGGAACTATGAACATCATGTATATCAACAATTCCCGTCCATTAGAGAAGAAATGCTTTACAGAGAAATATGGAACGCATCAGTGTGTGCTTACTGTAAGGGAATCCCTGCTGAAAGAACTGGGAACAGTGGTGGACGATCTGGTGATTGAGCAGGTGATCCGTACCGGGACAGCAGATATTGGTGAGAAATATCTGACAGTCATTCGTAAAGCTGCCAGAGATTATACGAAAGAAATCTTCCATAAGCTGAGAGAACGGGAATATAATCCAGAACTGATGCGTTTGTATGTGGTCGGCGGTGGCGGTTGTATGATCCAGAATTTTGGAGAATATGACAAGAGTCGGGTAATGATTGTACGGGACATCTGTGCCACAGCGAAAGGCTATGAAGCAATGACCGTAAGGAAAATCCAGAGAAACGGAGGGATGCTTGTATGA
- a CDS encoding helix-turn-helix domain-containing protein translates to MAQIFRVERTKNFTVMSNHHFKNKNLTLKAKGLLSLMLSLPDDWNYNMQGLATLSRDGIDSVRSAIKELEYHGYVERHRLRNEYGFYGDTEYIIREVPLGEEND, encoded by the coding sequence ATGGCACAGATTTTTCGTGTAGAGAGAACTAAGAATTTTACGGTAATGAGTAATCATCATTTCAAGAATAAGAATCTGACATTGAAAGCGAAAGGTCTATTATCGCTGATGTTAAGTTTGCCAGATGACTGGAATTACAATATGCAAGGACTGGCAACATTGAGCAGAGATGGGATTGATTCTGTTCGTTCTGCAATTAAGGAATTAGAGTATCATGGATATGTGGAACGTCATAGATTGCGTAATGAGTATGGCTTTTATGGCGATACCGAATATATTATCCGGGAAGTTCCATTAGGAGAAGAAAATGATTAA
- a CDS encoding PDDEXK nuclease domain-containing protein, protein MKKEILIADNIDNIYDEINALIREKKTNVKKVVNDAIISLNWGIGKRLSVELTGNNKPEYGKKVVAEVSKRLEQEYGSGFDKTSISRMIKFYQEFPDFEKVATLSQQLTWSHFVEILPIQDELKRDFYAAMCMQENWSVRTLRERKKSMLYERTAISKKPEETIKNEIAELRDDGKMSLDLFYRDPYMLDFLGLRDTYSEKDLENAILAELEKFILEMGSDFAFLARQKHFVLDGKDYYMDLLFYHRGLRRLVLVELKLGEFEPQDKGQVELYLRWLEKNERVEGEESPVALILCAEKSQETIELMQLDHGNIHVGQYMTQMPPKELLEQKLSLAIANARELLEQRKEE, encoded by the coding sequence ATGAAAAAAGAGATATTAATAGCAGATAATATTGATAATATTTATGATGAAATAAATGCGTTAATCAGGGAAAAGAAAACTAATGTAAAAAAAGTTGTGAATGATGCCATTATTTCTCTTAATTGGGGAATTGGAAAAAGACTTAGTGTGGAGTTAACTGGAAATAACAAGCCTGAGTATGGAAAAAAGGTTGTTGCAGAAGTCAGTAAACGGCTGGAACAGGAGTATGGTTCGGGATTTGATAAAACATCAATTTCAAGAATGATTAAGTTTTATCAGGAATTTCCTGACTTCGAAAAAGTTGCGACATTGTCGCAACAATTGACCTGGTCGCATTTTGTAGAGATTCTGCCAATACAAGATGAGTTAAAAAGAGATTTTTATGCTGCAATGTGTATGCAGGAAAACTGGTCAGTGCGAACACTGCGTGAAAGAAAAAAATCCATGCTTTATGAACGAACTGCAATATCGAAGAAACCAGAAGAAACGATTAAAAATGAAATTGCGGAATTACGAGATGATGGAAAAATGAGTCTGGATCTTTTTTACAGAGATCCATATATGCTTGATTTTCTCGGTTTACGTGATACTTATAGTGAAAAAGATTTAGAAAATGCTATTCTTGCAGAATTAGAAAAATTTATTCTGGAAATGGGATCGGATTTTGCATTTTTAGCAAGACAGAAACATTTTGTACTGGATGGCAAGGACTACTATATGGATTTATTATTCTATCATAGAGGCTTGAGAAGGTTGGTTCTTGTTGAACTAAAGCTTGGGGAATTTGAACCGCAGGATAAAGGACAAGTCGAGCTGTATTTGCGATGGCTGGAAAAGAATGAAAGAGTGGAAGGTGAAGAAAGTCCTGTTGCACTTATATTATGTGCAGAAAAATCACAGGAAACTATAGAATTAATGCAATTGGATCATGGAAATATTCATGTGGGACAGTATATGACCCAAATGCCTCCAAAAGAACTTTTAGAACAGAAGCTATCCCTTGCTATTGCAAATGCGAGAGAATTGTTAGAACAAAGGAAAGAAGAATAG
- a CDS encoding TnpV protein produces the protein MSTVITYTNVNGYLIPNLTYKSGEQMEQLGKYGFLRRDYLKNYRNSTYQVMLLQDTIGEHLLEVDKAAREREEMILKQLEEKEPLPDKEADQIAWVRTANQHRAIAEEIILKELIYV, from the coding sequence ATGTCCACTGTTATAACGTATACAAATGTAAATGGATATCTGATTCCAAATCTCACCTATAAATCCGGTGAGCAGATGGAGCAACTTGGCAAGTATGGTTTTCTTCGTAGAGATTATCTGAAGAACTATCGAAATTCAACCTATCAGGTGATGCTTTTACAGGATACCATTGGAGAGCATCTTCTGGAAGTAGATAAGGCAGCCAGAGAACGGGAAGAAATGATTCTGAAACAGTTGGAAGAAAAAGAACCATTGCCAGATAAAGAAGCAGATCAGATTGCCTGGGTAAGAACTGCTAATCAGCACAGAGCGATTGCGGAAGAGATTATTCTCAAGGAATTGATTTATGTTTAA
- a CDS encoding tyrosine-type recombinase/integrase, giving the protein MANSRKDHKGRKLREGESWRKDGRYSYRYTDIRSGKRLTVYAKDLPELREKEKQIAKDLEDNILTDGAIKKLTVNKLFERYMSTRELKESTRANYLKTWENRVKDEIGNIKVVQILPSHIKSFYSKLSKAGYAYSTIKFINNMIYPALEMAVDDDIIRKNPAKFSISDYGRQAEERIALTVLQQEKMLEFVKNNQVYNTYYPMLRIMLGTGVRCGELIGLTWEDVDVRTKAVSIDHQLIYKDLGDGYKFHISTPKTDSGIRTIPMTSDVQRAFEEQKKLNFMLQKGKDVEIDGYKGFIFMAKSGRPLMPSAINNILYNIVDAYNKKEVQIAKTEHRNAELLPTVSAHIMRHTACTRMAEKRIDVKVLQYIMGHAHIDVTMDVYNHVSEMSRIESEITRLESVAIS; this is encoded by the coding sequence ATGGCAAATAGCAGAAAAGACCATAAAGGAAGAAAATTAAGAGAGGGCGAAAGCTGGCGTAAAGATGGTAGATACAGTTACCGTTATACAGATATAAGAAGCGGAAAACGTCTGACAGTATATGCAAAGGATTTACCGGAATTAAGGGAAAAGGAAAAGCAGATTGCAAAAGACTTGGAAGATAACATTTTAACTGATGGAGCAATCAAAAAACTTACTGTTAATAAATTGTTTGAAAGATATATGTCCACTAGGGAGCTGAAAGAATCTACTAGAGCAAATTATCTGAAAACATGGGAGAATCGTGTCAAAGACGAAATTGGAAACATCAAGGTTGTTCAGATTTTACCATCACACATCAAATCGTTTTACTCAAAACTTTCTAAAGCAGGATACGCATATTCTACAATAAAATTTATTAACAATATGATTTATCCGGCACTGGAAATGGCTGTTGATGATGATATTATCCGCAAGAATCCGGCAAAGTTTTCTATCAGTGATTATGGTAGACAGGCAGAAGAACGTATTGCCTTAACAGTTTTACAACAGGAAAAAATGCTGGAATTTGTGAAAAATAATCAAGTATACAACACCTACTATCCAATGCTCAGAATCATGTTAGGAACTGGTGTAAGGTGCGGAGAACTGATTGGATTGACTTGGGAAGATGTAGATGTCAGAACAAAAGCGGTAAGTATTGACCATCAGTTGATTTATAAAGATTTAGGAGATGGCTATAAATTCCATATTTCCACGCCAAAGACGGATTCTGGAATCCGAACTATCCCTATGACATCAGATGTACAAAGAGCATTTGAAGAACAAAAGAAATTAAACTTTATGCTTCAAAAAGGAAAAGATGTTGAGATAGACGGTTATAAAGGATTCATTTTCATGGCAAAGTCCGGCAGACCGCTCATGCCTAGTGCAATAAACAATATCTTATATAATATTGTAGACGCATATAACAAAAAAGAAGTTCAAATTGCAAAGACTGAACATAGAAATGCTGAATTGTTACCAACGGTATCCGCTCACATTATGCGACATACGGCTTGTACCAGAATGGCAGAAAAGAGGATAGACGTAAAAGTTCTTCAATATATTATGGGACACGCCCACATAGATGTAACAATGGACGTATATAACCATGTAAGTGAGATGTCCAGAATTGAGAGTGAAATCACAAGGCTGGAAAGCGTAGCAATTAGTTGA
- a CDS encoding helix-turn-helix domain-containing protein — MKNKQHTLPSFFLISSAVDGNENAIEKLLLFYEAYISKCCLRPFYDEYGNVYIVVDMELKGRIREALLKMICEFEIDEH, encoded by the coding sequence ATGAAGAATAAGCAACACACACTTCCATCATTTTTTCTCATATCATCAGCCGTGGACGGTAACGAAAACGCCATAGAAAAGCTGTTGCTGTTCTATGAAGCCTACATATCAAAATGCTGTTTACGCCCGTTTTACGATGAATACGGCAACGTATACATTGTGGTTGATATGGAATTAAAGGGGCGTATCAGAGAAGCCCTTTTGAAAATGATATGTGAATTTGAAATAGACGAACATTAA
- a CDS encoding RNA polymerase sigma factor, translating into MKPSDFQKTIQCQFDCKLKKVVKGIVRNYRKELARRQAKEVSFCELPEIVVEKLIVWDDYESEYTTFDVCGTEIRVLDEELAEALKQLPEQSRNIVLMFFFLDMSDSEIGEKLNINRSTSYRHRRNSLEEIRKQLKEKKTNEE; encoded by the coding sequence TTGAAACCATCAGACTTCCAAAAGACAATACAGTGTCAATTTGACTGTAAGCTCAAAAAGGTTGTGAAAGGCATTGTCCGTAATTACCGCAAGGAATTAGCCAGACGACAGGCAAAAGAAGTATCCTTTTGTGAGCTTCCAGAGATTGTTGTTGAGAAATTGATTGTATGGGACGATTACGAAAGTGAATATACAACATTCGATGTGTGCGGTACAGAAATCCGTGTACTTGATGAAGAACTTGCAGAAGCACTGAAACAGTTGCCGGAGCAAAGCCGGAACATTGTATTGATGTTTTTCTTCTTGGATATGAGCGATTCGGAGATAGGCGAAAAGCTGAATATCAACCGAAGCACATCATATAGGCACAGAAGAAATTCACTTGAAGAAATCAGAAAGCAGTTAAAGGAGAAGAAAACAAATGAAGAATAA
- a CDS encoding helix-turn-helix transcriptional regulator → MRKKKDTHSFDFRPLGLAIREAREKAGLSRNDLGDKVFYGERHIADIENIGKHPSFQLFHDLVTMFNISVDEYFYPAKNIEKSTTRRQIDSSLDLLSDNELKIIQGTIDGILNSRENKK, encoded by the coding sequence ATGAGAAAAAAGAAAGATACACACAGCTTTGATTTTCGTCCTTTAGGACTGGCAATCAGAGAAGCCAGAGAGAAAGCAGGGCTTTCCAGAAATGATTTAGGCGATAAAGTCTTTTACGGAGAACGTCATATCGCAGATATTGAAAATATCGGGAAACACCCTAGCTTTCAGTTGTTCCATGATTTAGTTACCATGTTCAATATATCTGTTGACGAGTATTTCTATCCAGCAAAAAATATTGAAAAAAGCACAACCCGCCGTCAGATAGATTCGTCACTTGATTTATTGAGTGATAACGAATTAAAAATTATTCAAGGTACGATTGACGGTATCTTGAACAGCAGAGAGAATAAGAAGTAA
- a CDS encoding MGMT family protein, protein MANEDKKDFNAMLHDNKDMPKFQIITDQKSIEKYGGSKMYFAPPIDYDRVMKKVPYGKVITVGTIREYFAELSGADFTEPITAGIFVSIVAWASYQRSEDETPYWRTLKANGELNAKYPNGIEAQKEKLESEGHTIIQKGRKNIRYYVKDYETFLFDLK, encoded by the coding sequence ATGGCAAACGAAGATAAAAAAGATTTTAATGCTATGTTGCACGATAACAAGGATATGCCAAAATTTCAAATCATTACAGACCAGAAAAGCATTGAAAAATATGGTGGAAGTAAAATGTATTTTGCTCCGCCAATTGACTATGACAGAGTAATGAAAAAAGTCCCTTATGGTAAAGTGATTACTGTTGGGACAATACGAGAATACTTTGCGGAGTTGAGTGGTGCAGATTTTACAGAACCGATTACAGCAGGAATTTTTGTTTCTATTGTGGCATGGGCTAGTTATCAGCGTTCCGAAGATGAAACGCCTTATTGGAGAACATTAAAAGCGAACGGAGAACTGAATGCTAAATATCCAAATGGCATTGAGGCACAAAAAGAAAAATTAGAATCAGAGGGACACACTATTATTCAAAAAGGGCGAAAAAATATACGGTACTATGTAAAGGACTATGAAACTTTTCTCTTTGATTTGAAATAG
- a CDS encoding cysteine-rich KTR domain-containing protein yields MSNQSWVFCPICNNKTRTKIRNDTELINFPLFCPKCKQETIINMKRGNIIIREPDAKTQSR; encoded by the coding sequence ATGAGTAATCAATCATGGGTGTTTTGCCCTATTTGTAACAATAAGACACGAACCAAAATACGGAACGATACAGAATTGATAAATTTTCCGTTATTCTGTCCGAAGTGCAAACAAGAAACTATAATCAATATGAAACGTGGAAATATAATTATCAGAGAGCCAGACGCTAAGACGCAGAGCCGATAA